Proteins encoded together in one Anopheles darlingi chromosome 3, idAnoDarlMG_H_01, whole genome shotgun sequence window:
- the LOC125955736 gene encoding uncharacterized protein LOC125955736: MGSALRITFQLLTIVLVFGHTHQREIRNRNSRSTTDLADAKFVLQSNDFAIQLYKQVSTQASDGNVVFSPFSISACLSLAAMGAGGVTADEMFGGLRYGKADQKQQVAEWYGRLMDRLANDKSIAVANKLYVKEGFNVKRSFQEVATASFQSEVQELNFAQNKIAAKTINDWVERKTNNKIKDLITPNSLNDLTRMVLVNAVHFHAKWKQQFKSFNTYPRPFWFSDTQSREVPMMYIQEDFAYKNFETEGFSALELTYSNSDVTMLVLLPNKRNGLAALEESLPSLNFVELTNQMKKSDVKVYLPKFKIDFSLELNDVLTTLGMGRMFSDAAEFPDLLESDGALKVSKAIHKGFIEVNEVGTEAAAATGLEFMLLSARISTQPVMVFKADHPFIYTLMSHDKGVYFIGKVTNPAYFSPYKFSDRSCTSNQLEVAFALFRMGSALRITFQLLTIVLVFGHTHQREIRNRNSRSTTDLADAKFVLQSNDFAIQLYKQVSAQASDGNVVFSPFSISACLSLAAMGAGGVTADEMFGGLRYGKADQKQQVAEWYGRLMDRLANDKSIAVANKLYVKEGFNVKRSFQEVATASFQSEVQELNFAQNKIAAKTINDWVERKTNNKIKDLITPNSLNDLTRMVLVNAVHFKGTWRYQFKTTDTHPMRFWSSDTQSREVPMMYIQEDFAYKNFETEGFSALELTYSGGQMTMLVLLPNKRNGLAALEESLPSLNLVELSKQMKISDVKVYLPKFKIDFSLNLNGVLTKLGMRRMFSDAAEFPDLLESDESLKVSKAIHKAFIEVNEEGTEAAAATGIFMVPLSYPPPTPPPTMEFKADHPFIYSLMSQDKGVYFIGKVTNP, translated from the exons ATGGGTTCCGCTCTACGAATAACGTTTCAACTTCTAACGATCGTGCTAGTGTTTGGCCATACTCATCAACGCGAGATAAGGAATCGGAATTCCCGTAGCACGACCGATCTGGCTGATGCTAAGTTTGTGCTGCAGTCCAACGATTTCGCAATCCAGCTGTACAAG CAAGTGAGTACACAAGCGAGTGACGGAAATGTGGtattttctccgttttcgatCAGTGCCTGTCTATCGCTCGCCGCCATGGGTGCCGGTGGAGTAACGGCTGACGAAATGTTTGGTGGATTGCGCTACGGAAAGGCcgatcagaagcagcaggttGCCGAATGGTACGGACGACTCATGGATCGCCTAGCAAACGATAAATCTATTGCCGTAGCCAACAAGCTGTATGTCAAAGAAGGATTCAATGTGAAACGTTCCTTCCAAgaggtggccaccgccagctTCCAGTCGGAGGTTCAAGAGCTCAATTTCGCTCAGAATAAGATCGCGGCCAAAACGATCAATGATTGGGTGGAACgcaaaacgaacaacaaaaTCAAGGATCTTATCACTCCCAATTCTCTGAACGACCTGACCCGTATGGTGCTGGTCAATGCGGTACATTTTCACGCGAAATGGAAGCAGCAGTTTAAATCTTTCAACACCTATCCGAGACCATTCTGGTTTAGTGATACACAGTCACGGGAGGTACCGATGATGTACATTCAGGAGGATTTTGCATACAAAAACTTTGAGACTGAAGGGTTCTCCGCTCTTGAGCTAACCTACAGTAACAGTGACGTGACGATGCTGGTGCTTTTACCCAACAAACGCAATGGGTTAGCAGCATTGGAAGAGAGTCTTCCGAGCCTTAACTTTGTTGAGCTTACTaaccaaatgaaaaaaagcgATGTGAAAGTATATCTTCCCAAGTTCAAAATTGATTTCTCTCTCGAACTTAATGACGTCCTGACAACT CTTGGCATGGGACGAATGTTTAGTGATGCGGCTGAGTTCCCTGATTTACTGGAATCTGATGGAGCACTCAAGGTTTCGAAAGCTATTCATAAAGGATTTATCGAGGTCAATGAAGTAGGTACCGAGGCCGCAGCCGCTACAG GGCTGGAATTCATGCTTTTATCGGCCCGAATTTCAACGCAACCGGTAATGGTGTTCAAGGCAGACCATCCATTTATATATACGTTGATGTCACACGATAAGGGTGTTTACTTCATTGGAAAAGTGACCAACCCAGCTTA CTTTTCCCCGTATAAATTCTCTGACCGTTCTTGCACTTCGAATCAATTGGAAGTAGCCTTCGCCCTGTTCAGAATGGGTTCCGCTCTACGAATAACGTTTCAACTTCTAACGATCGTGCTAGTGTTTGGCCATACTCATCAACGCGAGATAAGGAATCGGAATTCCCGTAGCACGACCGATCTGGCTGATGCTAAGTTTGTGCTGCAGTCCAACGATTTCGCAATCCAGCTGTACAAG CAAGTGAGTGCACAAGCGAGTGACGGAAATGTGGtattttctccgttttcgatCAGTGCCTGTCTATCGCTCGCAGCCATGGGTGCCGGTGGAGTAACGGCTGACGAAATGTTTGGTGGATTGCGCTACGGAAAGGCcgatcagaagcagcaggttGCCGAATGGTACGGACGACTCATGGATCGCCTAGCAAACGATAAATCTATTGCCGTAGCCAACAAGCTGTATGTCAAAGAAGGATTCAATGTGAAACGTTCCTTCCAAgaggtggccaccgccagctTCCAGTCGGAAGTTCAAGAGCTCAATTTCGCTCAGAATAAGATCGCGGCCAAAACGATCAATGATTGGGTGGAACgcaaaacgaacaacaaaaTCAAGGATCTTATCACACCCAATTCTCTGAACGACCTGACCCGTATGGTGCTGGTCAATGCGGTACACTTTAAGGGTACCTGGAGGTACCAGTTCAAAACGACCGACACCCACCCGATGCGATTCTGGTCCAGTGATACACAGTCACGGGAGGTACCGATGATGTACATTCAGGAGGATTTTGCATACAAAAACTTTGAGACTGAAGGGTTCTCCGCTCTTGAGCTAACCTACAGTGGCGGCCAAATGACGATGTTGGTGCTGTTACCCAACAAACGCAATGGGTTAGCAGCATTGGAAGAGAGTCTTCCGAGCCTTAACCTTGTCGAGCTTTctaaacaaatgaaaataagCGATGTGAAAGTATATCTTCCCAAATTCAAAATTGATTTCTCTCTCAATCTAAATGGCGTTTTAACGAAA CTTGGCATGAGACGAATGTTCAGTGATGCGGCTGAGTTTCCCGATTTGCTAGAGTCAGATGAAAGTCTCAAGGTTTCGAAGGCGATTCATAAAGCATTCATCGAGGTCAATGAAGAAGGTACCGAGGCCGCAGCCGCTACAG GAATTTTCATGGTGCCTCTTTCGTATCCCCCACCGACACCTCCACCAACCATGGAGTTCAAGGCAGACCATCCATTTATATATTCGTTAATGTCACAGGATAAGGGGGTCTATTTCATAGGAAAAGTGACCAACCCTTAA